GCCGCCGTGTGCCGCGATGAGCTTGAGTCGCTGATGATCGCTCGGCCTGCGCTGGCGCTCGGCATGATGGATGACCTGGGAAGGCACTCGCAGGCGCTCAGCCGCCGCCTGGAAAACGTCGCCTTCAAATCGGTTCCGGCGCGTCTGGCCGCGCTGCTGCTGGAGCTGGCACAGCCGAGCAGCCGCGACGAGCCGGTGACGACTGGGCGCTGGACGCACCAGGAGCTGGCCGATATGATCAACGCCTACCGCGAGACGACGACCAAGGTGCTCAATCAATTTCGCGCGGCCCATCTGATCGATGTCGATCGGCGCGGCGTGACGCTGCTGGATGTCTCAG
This window of the Herpetosiphonaceae bacterium genome carries:
- a CDS encoding Crp/Fnr family transcriptional regulator produces the protein MAENGANRRWDELERRGVTRRFVKGATIYMPDEPATELYVIKEGRVALNLLSSEGRTLTVRVVRAGDIFGHAALLSDGAFDTFAQALRPTTVAAVCRDELESLMIARPALALGMMDDLGRHSQALSRRLENVAFKSVPARLAALLLELAQPSSRDEPVTTGRWTHQELADMINAYRETTTKVLNQFRAAHLIDVDRRGVTLLDVSGLQKVAQH